The proteins below come from a single Lactobacillus johnsonii genomic window:
- a CDS encoding type B 50S ribosomal protein L31 has translation MRKGIHPDYQEVVFMDSATGAKFVAGSTLKPEETIEFEGKTYPLVRVEISSDSHPFYTGKQKFAQADGRIEKFNKKYGMSSKN, from the coding sequence ATGAGAAAAGGGATTCATCCAGATTACCAAGAAGTTGTTTTCATGGACTCAGCAACTGGTGCTAAGTTCGTAGCTGGTTCTACTTTAAAACCAGAAGAAACAATTGAATTCGAAGGTAAGACTTACCCATTAGTTCGTGTTGAAATTTCTTCAGATTCTCACCCATTCTACACTGGCAAGCAAAAGTTTGCACAAGCAGATGGTCGTATCGAAAAATTCAACAAGAAGTACGGTATGTCTTCAAAGAACTAA
- a CDS encoding UDP-N-acetylmuramoyl-tripeptide--D-alanyl-D-alanine ligase produces MKMQLAEIAKALNSSVNMGEDKVITSVVFDSRKATPNSLFIPLDGARDGHDFVSNAMANGAEATLWKKGHEGMPTDVPVIEVEDPLTALQNLAKYYLGKVNPTVVGITGSNGKTTTKDMVAAVLSKRFNVHKTQANFNNEIGVPVTILEMKPSTEILVLEMGMDRPGQLHHLSELVRPDVCVITMIGEAHIEFFGTRDKIADAKMEITDFLKEDGKFIYNGDEPLLEERAAKIKQEKSTFGFREEDTVFATTFRSYMHHATFEVNGSAQQFKIPMIGKHNVSNALAAISVGRHFGENDEQIAQALANFTPTANRMQWKKGDVGEAIMDDVYNSNPTAVKAVTTSFGQVMVEDGGRRIAVLGDMLELGDESADLHASLAASLDPAIINELYLYGPEMKNLYDALVDKYPAENLHYYPQDQMNHMIDDLKNDIKPADIVMLKGSHGMHLEKVLDRLM; encoded by the coding sequence ATGAAAATGCAACTTGCTGAGATCGCTAAAGCATTAAATAGTTCAGTTAATATGGGAGAAGACAAGGTCATTACATCTGTTGTTTTTGACTCAAGAAAAGCAACTCCCAATTCTTTGTTTATTCCCTTAGATGGTGCAAGGGATGGACATGATTTTGTATCTAATGCAATGGCAAACGGAGCAGAAGCAACCCTTTGGAAAAAAGGCCATGAGGGTATGCCTACTGATGTGCCAGTTATTGAAGTGGAAGATCCGCTAACTGCGCTTCAAAATTTAGCTAAATATTACTTAGGTAAAGTTAATCCAACTGTTGTTGGAATTACTGGATCTAATGGTAAAACTACAACTAAGGATATGGTTGCAGCTGTTTTATCAAAAAGATTTAACGTGCATAAGACACAGGCTAACTTTAATAACGAAATTGGGGTACCTGTAACTATTTTAGAGATGAAACCATCTACTGAAATTTTAGTTCTTGAAATGGGGATGGATCGCCCTGGACAATTACATCATTTAAGTGAATTAGTAAGACCCGATGTTTGTGTCATCACAATGATTGGTGAAGCTCATATTGAGTTCTTTGGTACTAGAGATAAGATTGCAGACGCTAAAATGGAAATTACTGACTTCTTAAAAGAAGACGGTAAGTTTATTTACAATGGCGATGAACCTTTACTAGAAGAGCGTGCAGCTAAGATTAAGCAAGAAAAGAGTACTTTTGGTTTTAGAGAAGAAGATACTGTTTTTGCGACTACATTTAGATCTTACATGCACCATGCTACTTTTGAAGTAAATGGGTCAGCACAGCAATTTAAGATTCCAATGATTGGAAAACATAACGTCTCTAATGCTCTTGCAGCCATTAGTGTAGGCCGCCATTTTGGTGAAAATGATGAACAAATTGCCCAAGCTTTAGCTAACTTCACCCCAACAGCAAATAGAATGCAATGGAAGAAGGGTGATGTAGGCGAAGCAATTATGGATGATGTTTACAACTCAAATCCAACTGCGGTTAAGGCTGTTACGACTTCGTTTGGACAAGTAATGGTCGAAGATGGTGGGCGCAGAATTGCTGTCTTAGGTGATATGTTAGAGCTTGGAGATGAATCAGCTGATCTTCATGCGTCTCTTGCAGCTAGCTTGGATCCAGCAATTATTAATGAACTATATTTATATGGTCCAGAGATGAAAAACTTATATGATGCTCTTGTTGATAAGTACCCAGCAGAAAACTTGCACTATTATCCACAAGATCAAATGAATCATATGATTGATGACTTAAAGAATGATATTAAGCCAGCTGATATTGTAATGCTAAAGGGATCACATGGGATGCATTTGGAAAAGGTTTTAGACCGTCTCATGTAG
- a CDS encoding DEAD/DEAH box helicase — protein sequence MKFSEMNLKPEILKAIKRSGFEEATPIQEKTIPLVLEGKDVIGQAQTGTGKTAAFGLPILQNLDKQHDSIQAIIIEPTRELAIQTQEELFRLGRDERARVQVVYGGADIRRQIRALKQTPAILVGTPGRLLDHLKRGTIDISKVKTIVLDEADEMLDMGFIQDIESILKYAPSKHQTLLFSATMPKPILRIGEKFMNDPEIVKIKGKELTANLIDQYFVRAKENEKFDILCRLIDVQNPDLAVIFGRTKRRVDELTRGLQARGYNAAGIHGDLSQAKRMSVLKRFRKGKLDILVATDVAARGLDISGVSHVYNYDIPQDPDSYVHRIGRTGRAGQNGMSVTFVTPNEIGYMRTIEQLTHKKMMPLKPPTDEEAFKGQLSAANKKVAELLDSDLSKYTEEASQLLDDYSAIDLVAALLKDLSKDADSVKVKITPEKPLPFKSKHGNNRNFKRNFKRGGDRNERYHRKPSARKGGRKHDFVIKKKD from the coding sequence TTGAAATTTTCTGAAATGAACTTAAAACCTGAGATTTTAAAAGCTATTAAGCGTTCAGGTTTTGAAGAAGCTACACCAATTCAAGAAAAAACCATTCCCCTCGTTTTGGAGGGAAAAGATGTAATTGGTCAAGCCCAGACAGGAACTGGTAAAACTGCTGCTTTTGGTTTGCCAATTTTACAAAACTTAGATAAGCAACACGATTCAATTCAAGCTATTATTATTGAACCTACCCGTGAATTGGCTATTCAAACCCAAGAAGAGTTGTTCCGTTTAGGTCGTGATGAAAGAGCTCGCGTTCAAGTAGTTTATGGCGGTGCTGATATTAGACGTCAGATTCGTGCTTTAAAACAAACACCAGCAATTTTGGTGGGAACGCCTGGACGTTTACTTGACCATTTAAAACGTGGCACAATTGATATTTCTAAAGTTAAAACAATTGTTTTAGATGAAGCAGATGAAATGCTTGATATGGGATTTATTCAAGATATTGAAAGTATTTTGAAATATGCACCAAGTAAACATCAAACATTACTTTTCTCTGCTACAATGCCAAAGCCAATTTTACGAATTGGTGAAAAATTCATGAATGATCCTGAGATTGTAAAAATCAAAGGAAAAGAATTAACTGCTAATTTAATTGATCAGTATTTTGTGAGAGCAAAAGAAAATGAAAAGTTCGACATTCTATGTCGCTTAATTGACGTTCAAAATCCTGATTTAGCTGTTATTTTTGGTAGAACTAAGAGACGTGTTGATGAATTAACACGTGGGCTACAAGCACGTGGATATAACGCTGCTGGAATTCATGGTGATCTTTCTCAAGCTAAGCGAATGAGCGTGTTAAAGAGATTCCGTAAAGGTAAGCTAGATATTTTAGTTGCAACTGATGTGGCAGCTCGTGGATTAGATATTTCTGGGGTAAGTCATGTTTATAACTATGATATTCCGCAGGATCCAGATTCTTATGTTCACCGTATTGGTAGAACTGGACGTGCTGGTCAGAACGGAATGTCTGTAACTTTTGTTACTCCAAATGAAATTGGCTATATGCGTACTATAGAACAATTAACGCATAAAAAGATGATGCCACTTAAGCCACCAACTGATGAAGAAGCATTTAAAGGTCAGCTAAGTGCAGCTAATAAAAAGGTAGCAGAATTACTCGATAGTGATCTTTCTAAATATACTGAAGAAGCATCTCAACTTCTTGACGATTATTCTGCGATTGATTTAGTGGCCGCTTTATTGAAGGACTTGTCTAAAGATGCAGATAGTGTAAAAGTAAAAATTACACCTGAAAAGCCGTTACCATTTAAATCAAAGCATGGTAATAATCGAAACTTTAAACGTAATTTCAAACGTGGTGGAGATCGAAATGAACGATATCATCGTAAGCCTAGTGCCCGTAAAG